A genomic window from Phyllopteryx taeniolatus isolate TA_2022b chromosome 2, UOR_Ptae_1.2, whole genome shotgun sequence includes:
- the cngb1a gene encoding cyclic nucleotide-gated cation channel beta-1 isoform X9, with protein sequence MQPVPSLGGGWHWTVSRKSIKGDPCRRDLIGCVHILFAFLERVLVSAVILLDVSTKSSHSHSSSEHHIHVVENSAPAPSPGFSWSGGDASGGSLNQSVKVFIMMSWLLKIVPQPPGTTQLHEPNPQTEQKVTIQDESRQEVALSSESRSRRGVVRWMSEGLDKVFPPLVVNENNRQAATEDAAVAAGETPPLGPLHATFAAAHVPLEEVESEHRDAADEEPLPSGTAEAEKQSNSIMGWIGSGLGRLLPRPTQKQEADGDLHDTIQKKREAQLSEQEQQPAAKDGLETKHDKEVSRCPVTVRLACASYSCCAVLQVGDVSWIPLLENIKKDAGEAVLAQVEKRLRQQRLEAARLAEDAARRAAQEAVRLLEAEHSATIVIQRLPEANEQLPNILEEENEDEPDRCLPEGGAQSSDGPQDVSALSERKDPASSAGQVETGAEVADEGLQLDAGKAVILPEIFTPPGCAPMLSVVDPALSKLSGTANLSADDDDEEESVRGGLKSWSSQGDLLTADVRPASAASVGSVVVQDRLGQLVRLFKGRTERQKDRLVDPDESEQESPATSPSKALPPPTPPEEDKLEPPTTGKEEEEDEPALHFQLLRQAAKILKLPSMPKWLRAIVEFRFPSSIDPFTDLVYVVWLFLVVAAWNWNVWLIPIRWAFPYQTPENLHLWLLADYTCDLIYIVDILLFQPRLQFVSGGDIVVRDQRHKFTICLLVFLHCHHSVFLPHLTLSHNVLFQCDKKAMRENYMTTERFKIDVISLFPMEIFYYWTGVNSLLRFPRLLKYHVFFEFNDRMEAVMKKAYIYRVIRTSTYLLYSLHINACLFYWGSDYEGLGSTKWVYDGKGNAYIRCYYFAVKTLITIGGLPDPTTVFEICFQLINYFVGVFAFSIMIGQMRDVVGAATAGENYYRACMDSTTKYMNSYNIPNPVQNRIKTWYDYTWKSQGMLDEQELLVQLPAKMRLDMAVDVNYSIVSKVALFQGEIGREMYIIKQGEVQVVGGPDLKTVFVTIRAGSVFGEISLLAGGGGNRRTANVKAHGFANLFILDKKDLAEILVHYPESQKLLRKKAKTMLTKDKKPDEKGGGKDVAQVIPVRPDTPKMFKAALRVTTQAGMEGTFAKLKKSYGQPQDQAPPSTRHHGLAAPPTGSSLVVTVTSPKEGEELLSMEVDSGAEKKMQEDEVDTK encoded by the exons atgcagccagtccccagcctgggtggggggtggcattggaCGGTGTCCAGGAAGTCCATCAAAGGAGACCCATGCAGGCGTGACCTGATTGGTTGCGTACACatcttgtttgcctttttggaGCGTGTGTTGGTGAGTGCAGTAATCCTCTTAGATGTTTCCACTAAATCCTCCCACTCACACTCGTCATCAGAACACCACATCCACGTTGTGGAAAACTCTGCTCCTGCTCCTAGTCCTGGTTTTTCGTGGTCCGGAGGTGATGCTTCTGGAGGGTCACTCAATCAGTCAG TAAAAGTCTTCATCATGATGAGCTGGCTGCTCAAAATTGTTCCTCAGCCCCCCGGGACAACCCAACTCCACGAACCCAACCCCCAAACG gagcAGAAGGTGACAATCCAGGATGAGTCCAGACAGGAAGTGGCGTTGTCATCAGAGAGCAG AAGCAGGAGGGGCGTGGTGCGTTGGATGAGTGAAGGTCTGGACAAGGTGTTTCCACCGCTCGTCGTCAACGAGAACAACCGTCAGGCCGCCACGGAG GATGCTGCGGTAGCAGCAGGTGAGACTCCGCCTTTAGGACCACTTCACGCCACCTTTGCCG CCGCGCATGTCCCGCTAGAGGAGGTGGAGTCCGAGCATCGGGACGCCGCAGACGAGGAGCCCCTCCCGTCCGG GACGGCCGAGGCAGAGAAGCAGTCCAA CAGTATCATGGGATGGATCGGCAGCGGCCTCGGGCGCCTGTTGCCTCGGCCGACGCAAAAGCAG gAAGCAGACGGGGACCTTCACGACA ccattcagaagaaGAGGGAGGCGCAACTGTCGGAGCAGGAACAGCAGCCGGCAGCAAAAGATGGCCTCGAGACGAAGCATGACAAGGAGGTGAGCCGGTGTCCGGTCACAGTGAGACTGGCATGTGCCTCCTATTCGTGTTGTGCGGTGTTGCAGGTTGGAGATGTGAGTTGGATTCCGCTGCTGGAGAACATCAAGAAGGATGCTGGCGAGGCGGTTCTGGCTCAAGTGGAGAAAAG ACTTCGGCAGCAGCGCCTGGAGGCCGCCCGCCTGGCGGAGGACGCGGCTAGGAGGGCGGCGCAGGAAGCCGTCCGACTGCTGGAGGCGGAACATTCAGCCACGATCGTCATTCAACGTCTGCCCGAGGCTAACGAGCA ACTTCCTAACATCCTGGAGGAGGAAAACGAGGACGAGCCCGA CAGGTGCCTGCCTGAAGGTGGCGCTCAAAGCTCAGACGGACCACAAGACGTCAGCGCCCTTTCTGAGAGGAAAGACCCGGCAAGTTCCGCCGGGCAG GTTGAAACTGGAGCTGAAGTTGCAGATGAAG GTCTGCAACTGGACGCGGGAAAAGCTGTGATCCTCCCTGAGATTTTCACGCCACCAGGCTGCGCCCCCATGCTGAGTGTCGTCGACCCCGCTCTGTCAAAACTCAG CGGGACCGCCAATCTCTCTgctgacgacgacgacgaagaagaGTCAGTAAGGGGAGGACTCAAGTCCTGGTCCAGTCAAGGTGACCTGCTGACTGCAGA CGTCCGTCCGGCATCGGCGGCCAGCGTTGGCAGCGTGGTGGTTCAGGACCGTCTCGGCCAGCTGGTCCGGCTCTTCAAAGGTCGGACTGAACGCCAAAAAGACCGTCTGGTTGACCCAGACGAGTCGGAGCAGGAAAGTCCCGCTACCT CTCCCAGCAAAGCTCTGccacccccaaccccacccGAAGAAGACAAGTTGGAGCCCCCCACCAccggaaaggaagaagaagaagatgagccAGCATTACACTTTCAACTTCTAAGACAGGCTGCTAAAATTCTCAAACTACCCAGCATGCCCAAATGGCTCCGAGCCATTGTGGAATTCCGGTTCCCCTCCAGCATCGACCCGTTCACTG ATTTGGTTTACGTCGTGTGGCTGTTCCTAGTGGTGGCAGCCTGGAACTGGAACGTTTGGCTGATACCCATACGCTGGGCCTTTCCCTACCAGACCCCAGAGAACCTCCACCTGTGGCTCCTGGCCGACTACACCTGCGACCTCATCTACATCGTGGACATCCTGCTCTTCCAACCCCGCTTACAATTTGTCAGCGGGGGAGACATCGTGGTCAGGGACCAAAGACACAAATTCACAATTTGTCTGCTTGTCTTTTTACATTGTCATCATTCAGTCTTCCTTCCTCATCTCACGCTATCCCATAACGTTCTGTTTCAGTGCGACAAAAAAGCCATGAGAGAAAACTACATGACCACGGAGAGGTTCAAG ATAGACGTCATCAGTCTTTTTCCCATGGAGATCTTCTACTACTGGACAGGAGTCAACTCTCTGCTTAGATTCCCTCGTCTGCTTAAg TACCACGTTTTCTTCGAGTTCAATGACAGGATGGAGGCAGTGATGAAGAAGGCCTACATCTACAG GGTGATCCGGACTTCCACCTACCTGCTGTACTCTCTGCACATCAACGCGTGCCTCTTCTACTGGGGCTCCGACTACGAAGGCTTAGGGTCCACCAAGTGGGTGTACGACGGGAAAGGCAATGC GTACATCCGCTGCTACTACTTCGCAGTGAAGACATTGATCACCATTGGCGGACTTCCGGACCCGACCACCGTCTTTGAGATCTGCTTCCAGCTCATCAACTATTTTGTCGGAGTCTTCGCTTTCTCGATCATGATCGGACAA ATGAGGGACGTGGTGGGGGCAGCCACGGCAGGCGAGAACTACTACCGGGCCTGCATGGACAGCACTACCAAGTACATGAACTCTTACAACATTCCCAACCCCGTCCAGAACCGCATCAAGACCTGGTACGACTACACGTGGAAGAGCCAAGGCATGCTAG ACGAGCAGGAGTTGCTGGTGCAGCTTCCCGCCAAAATGAGACTGGACATGGCCGTGGACGTCAACTACTCCATCGTCAGCAAGGTGGCGCTCTTCCAG ggtGAGATCGGCAGAGAAATGTACATCATCAAGCAGGGCGAGGTCCAAGTGGTTGGCGGGCCAGACCTGAAGACAGTTTTTGTCACCATCAGAGCAGGTTCAGTGTTTGGAGAGATCAG TTTGTTGGCGGGGGGCGGAGGGAACCGCCGCACCGCCAACGTGAAGGCGCATGGATTCGCCAACCTGTTCATCCTGGATAAAAAGGACCTGGCAGAGATCCTGGTCCACTATCCAGAGTCCCAGAAACTTCTCCGCAAGAAGGCCAA GACCATGCTGACCAAGGACAAGAAGCCGGACGAAAAGGGAGGCGGCAAAGACGTCGCCCAGGTCATTCCGGTCCGGCCTGACACGCCCAAAATGTTCAAGGCAGCGCTGAGGGTGACGACGCAGGCGGGAATGGAAGGAACCTTCGCCAAACTCAAGAAGAGCTACGGCCAGCCTCAGGACCAG GCTCCGCCCTCAACTCGACATCACGGCTTGGCGGCCCCGCCCACAGGCAGCTCATTGGTTGTCACCGTGACGTCTCCGAAGGAAGGGGAGGAGCTTCTGTCGATGGAAGTGGATAGTGGAGCAGAGAAGAAGATGCAGGAGGACGAAGTGGACACCAAGTAA
- the cngb1a gene encoding cyclic nucleotide-gated cation channel beta-1 isoform X1, which yields MQPVPSLGGGWHWTVSRKSIKGDPCRRDLIGCVHILFAFLERVLVSAVILLDVSTKSSHSHSSSEHHIHVVENSAPAPSPGFSWSGGDASGGSLNQSVKVFIMMSWLLKIVPQPPGTTQLHEPNPQTEQKVTIQDESRQEVALSSESRSRRGVVRWMSEGLDKVFPPLVVNENNRQAATEDAAVAAGETPPLGPLHATFAAAHVPLEEVESEHRDAADEEPLPSGTAEAEKQSNSIMGWIGSGLGRLLPRPTQKQEADGDLHDTIQKKREAQLSEQEQQPAAKDGLETKHDKEVSRCPVTVRLACASYSCCAVLQVGDVSWIPLLENIKKDAGEAVLAQVEKRLRQQRLEAARLAEDAARRAAQEAVRLLEAEHSATIVIQRLPEANEQLPNILEEENEDEPDRCLPEGGAQSSDGPQDVSALSERKDPASSAGQVETGAEVADEGLQLDAGKAVILPEIFTPPGCAPMLSVVDPALSKLSGTANLSADDDDEEESVRGGLKSWSSQGDLLTADVRPASAASVGSVVVQDRLGQLVRLFKGRTERQKDRLVDPDESEQESPATSPSKALPPPTPPEEDKLEPPTTGKEEEEDEPALHFQLLRQAAKILKLPSMPKWLRAIVEFRFPSSIDPFTDLVYVVWLFLVVAAWNWNVWLIPIRWAFPYQTPENLHLWLLADYTCDLIYIVDILLFQPRLQFVSGGDIVVRDQRHKFTICLLVFLHCHHSVFLPHLTLSHNVLFQCDKKAMRENYMTTERFKIDVISLFPMEIFYYWTGVNSLLRFPRLLKYHVFFEFNDRMEAVMKKAYIYRVIRTSTYLLYSLHINACLFYWGSDYEGLGSTKWVYDGKGNAYIRCYYFAVKTLITIGGLPDPTTVFEICFQLINYFVGVFAFSIMIGQMRDVVGAATAGENYYRACMDSTTKYMNSYNIPNPVQNRIKTWYDYTWKSQGMLDEQELLVQLPAKMRLDMAVDVNYSIVSKVALFQGCDRQMVFDMLTRLKSVVYLPGDFVCKKGEIGREMYIIKQGEVQVVGGPDLKTVFVTIRAGSVFGEISLLAGGGGNRRTANVKAHGFANLFILDKKDLAEILVHYPESQKLLRKKAKTMLTKDKKPDEKGGGKDVAQVIPVRPDTPKMFKAALRVTTQAGMEGTFAKLKKSYGQPQDQAPPSTRHHGLAAPPTGSSLVVTVTSPKEGEELLSMEVDSGAEKKMQEDEVDTK from the exons atgcagccagtccccagcctgggtggggggtggcattggaCGGTGTCCAGGAAGTCCATCAAAGGAGACCCATGCAGGCGTGACCTGATTGGTTGCGTACACatcttgtttgcctttttggaGCGTGTGTTGGTGAGTGCAGTAATCCTCTTAGATGTTTCCACTAAATCCTCCCACTCACACTCGTCATCAGAACACCACATCCACGTTGTGGAAAACTCTGCTCCTGCTCCTAGTCCTGGTTTTTCGTGGTCCGGAGGTGATGCTTCTGGAGGGTCACTCAATCAGTCAG TAAAAGTCTTCATCATGATGAGCTGGCTGCTCAAAATTGTTCCTCAGCCCCCCGGGACAACCCAACTCCACGAACCCAACCCCCAAACG gagcAGAAGGTGACAATCCAGGATGAGTCCAGACAGGAAGTGGCGTTGTCATCAGAGAGCAG AAGCAGGAGGGGCGTGGTGCGTTGGATGAGTGAAGGTCTGGACAAGGTGTTTCCACCGCTCGTCGTCAACGAGAACAACCGTCAGGCCGCCACGGAG GATGCTGCGGTAGCAGCAGGTGAGACTCCGCCTTTAGGACCACTTCACGCCACCTTTGCCG CCGCGCATGTCCCGCTAGAGGAGGTGGAGTCCGAGCATCGGGACGCCGCAGACGAGGAGCCCCTCCCGTCCGG GACGGCCGAGGCAGAGAAGCAGTCCAA CAGTATCATGGGATGGATCGGCAGCGGCCTCGGGCGCCTGTTGCCTCGGCCGACGCAAAAGCAG gAAGCAGACGGGGACCTTCACGACA ccattcagaagaaGAGGGAGGCGCAACTGTCGGAGCAGGAACAGCAGCCGGCAGCAAAAGATGGCCTCGAGACGAAGCATGACAAGGAGGTGAGCCGGTGTCCGGTCACAGTGAGACTGGCATGTGCCTCCTATTCGTGTTGTGCGGTGTTGCAGGTTGGAGATGTGAGTTGGATTCCGCTGCTGGAGAACATCAAGAAGGATGCTGGCGAGGCGGTTCTGGCTCAAGTGGAGAAAAG ACTTCGGCAGCAGCGCCTGGAGGCCGCCCGCCTGGCGGAGGACGCGGCTAGGAGGGCGGCGCAGGAAGCCGTCCGACTGCTGGAGGCGGAACATTCAGCCACGATCGTCATTCAACGTCTGCCCGAGGCTAACGAGCA ACTTCCTAACATCCTGGAGGAGGAAAACGAGGACGAGCCCGA CAGGTGCCTGCCTGAAGGTGGCGCTCAAAGCTCAGACGGACCACAAGACGTCAGCGCCCTTTCTGAGAGGAAAGACCCGGCAAGTTCCGCCGGGCAG GTTGAAACTGGAGCTGAAGTTGCAGATGAAG GTCTGCAACTGGACGCGGGAAAAGCTGTGATCCTCCCTGAGATTTTCACGCCACCAGGCTGCGCCCCCATGCTGAGTGTCGTCGACCCCGCTCTGTCAAAACTCAG CGGGACCGCCAATCTCTCTgctgacgacgacgacgaagaagaGTCAGTAAGGGGAGGACTCAAGTCCTGGTCCAGTCAAGGTGACCTGCTGACTGCAGA CGTCCGTCCGGCATCGGCGGCCAGCGTTGGCAGCGTGGTGGTTCAGGACCGTCTCGGCCAGCTGGTCCGGCTCTTCAAAGGTCGGACTGAACGCCAAAAAGACCGTCTGGTTGACCCAGACGAGTCGGAGCAGGAAAGTCCCGCTACCT CTCCCAGCAAAGCTCTGccacccccaaccccacccGAAGAAGACAAGTTGGAGCCCCCCACCAccggaaaggaagaagaagaagatgagccAGCATTACACTTTCAACTTCTAAGACAGGCTGCTAAAATTCTCAAACTACCCAGCATGCCCAAATGGCTCCGAGCCATTGTGGAATTCCGGTTCCCCTCCAGCATCGACCCGTTCACTG ATTTGGTTTACGTCGTGTGGCTGTTCCTAGTGGTGGCAGCCTGGAACTGGAACGTTTGGCTGATACCCATACGCTGGGCCTTTCCCTACCAGACCCCAGAGAACCTCCACCTGTGGCTCCTGGCCGACTACACCTGCGACCTCATCTACATCGTGGACATCCTGCTCTTCCAACCCCGCTTACAATTTGTCAGCGGGGGAGACATCGTGGTCAGGGACCAAAGACACAAATTCACAATTTGTCTGCTTGTCTTTTTACATTGTCATCATTCAGTCTTCCTTCCTCATCTCACGCTATCCCATAACGTTCTGTTTCAGTGCGACAAAAAAGCCATGAGAGAAAACTACATGACCACGGAGAGGTTCAAG ATAGACGTCATCAGTCTTTTTCCCATGGAGATCTTCTACTACTGGACAGGAGTCAACTCTCTGCTTAGATTCCCTCGTCTGCTTAAg TACCACGTTTTCTTCGAGTTCAATGACAGGATGGAGGCAGTGATGAAGAAGGCCTACATCTACAG GGTGATCCGGACTTCCACCTACCTGCTGTACTCTCTGCACATCAACGCGTGCCTCTTCTACTGGGGCTCCGACTACGAAGGCTTAGGGTCCACCAAGTGGGTGTACGACGGGAAAGGCAATGC GTACATCCGCTGCTACTACTTCGCAGTGAAGACATTGATCACCATTGGCGGACTTCCGGACCCGACCACCGTCTTTGAGATCTGCTTCCAGCTCATCAACTATTTTGTCGGAGTCTTCGCTTTCTCGATCATGATCGGACAA ATGAGGGACGTGGTGGGGGCAGCCACGGCAGGCGAGAACTACTACCGGGCCTGCATGGACAGCACTACCAAGTACATGAACTCTTACAACATTCCCAACCCCGTCCAGAACCGCATCAAGACCTGGTACGACTACACGTGGAAGAGCCAAGGCATGCTAG ACGAGCAGGAGTTGCTGGTGCAGCTTCCCGCCAAAATGAGACTGGACATGGCCGTGGACGTCAACTACTCCATCGTCAGCAAGGTGGCGCTCTTCCAG GGTTGTGATCGTCAGATGGTGTTTGACATGCTGACAAGACTCAAGTCTGTGGTCTACCTGCCAGGAGACTTTGTGTGCAAGAAG ggtGAGATCGGCAGAGAAATGTACATCATCAAGCAGGGCGAGGTCCAAGTGGTTGGCGGGCCAGACCTGAAGACAGTTTTTGTCACCATCAGAGCAGGTTCAGTGTTTGGAGAGATCAG TTTGTTGGCGGGGGGCGGAGGGAACCGCCGCACCGCCAACGTGAAGGCGCATGGATTCGCCAACCTGTTCATCCTGGATAAAAAGGACCTGGCAGAGATCCTGGTCCACTATCCAGAGTCCCAGAAACTTCTCCGCAAGAAGGCCAA GACCATGCTGACCAAGGACAAGAAGCCGGACGAAAAGGGAGGCGGCAAAGACGTCGCCCAGGTCATTCCGGTCCGGCCTGACACGCCCAAAATGTTCAAGGCAGCGCTGAGGGTGACGACGCAGGCGGGAATGGAAGGAACCTTCGCCAAACTCAAGAAGAGCTACGGCCAGCCTCAGGACCAG GCTCCGCCCTCAACTCGACATCACGGCTTGGCGGCCCCGCCCACAGGCAGCTCATTGGTTGTCACCGTGACGTCTCCGAAGGAAGGGGAGGAGCTTCTGTCGATGGAAGTGGATAGTGGAGCAGAGAAGAAGATGCAGGAGGACGAAGTGGACACCAAGTAA
- the cngb1a gene encoding cyclic nucleotide-gated cation channel beta-1 isoform X5, which yields MQPVPSLGGGWHWTVSRKSIKGDPCRRDLIGCVHILFAFLERVLVSAVILLDVSTKSSHSHSSSEHHIHVVENSAPAPSPGFSWSGGDASGGSLNQSVKVFIMMSWLLKIVPQPPGTTQLHEPNPQTEQKVTIQDESRQEVALSSESRSRRGVVRWMSEGLDKVFPPLVVNENNRQAATEDAAVAAAAHVPLEEVESEHRDAADEEPLPSGTAEAEKQSNSIMGWIGSGLGRLLPRPTQKQEADGDLHDTIQKKREAQLSEQEQQPAAKDGLETKHDKEVSRCPVTVRLACASYSCCAVLQVGDVSWIPLLENIKKDAGEAVLAQVEKRLRQQRLEAARLAEDAARRAAQEAVRLLEAEHSATIVIQRLPEANEQLPNILEEENEDEPDRCLPEGGAQSSDGPQDVSALSERKDPASSAGQVETGAEVADEGLQLDAGKAVILPEIFTPPGCAPMLSVVDPALSKLSGTANLSADDDDEEESVRGGLKSWSSQGDLLTADVRPASAASVGSVVVQDRLGQLVRLFKGRTERQKDRLVDPDESEQESPATSPSKALPPPTPPEEDKLEPPTTGKEEEEDEPALHFQLLRQAAKILKLPSMPKWLRAIVEFRFPSSIDPFTDLVYVVWLFLVVAAWNWNVWLIPIRWAFPYQTPENLHLWLLADYTCDLIYIVDILLFQPRLQFVSGGDIVVRDQRHKFTICLLVFLHCHHSVFLPHLTLSHNVLFQCDKKAMRENYMTTERFKIDVISLFPMEIFYYWTGVNSLLRFPRLLKYHVFFEFNDRMEAVMKKAYIYRVIRTSTYLLYSLHINACLFYWGSDYEGLGSTKWVYDGKGNAYIRCYYFAVKTLITIGGLPDPTTVFEICFQLINYFVGVFAFSIMIGQMRDVVGAATAGENYYRACMDSTTKYMNSYNIPNPVQNRIKTWYDYTWKSQGMLDEQELLVQLPAKMRLDMAVDVNYSIVSKVALFQGCDRQMVFDMLTRLKSVVYLPGDFVCKKGEIGREMYIIKQGEVQVVGGPDLKTVFVTIRAGSVFGEISLLAGGGGNRRTANVKAHGFANLFILDKKDLAEILVHYPESQKLLRKKAKTMLTKDKKPDEKGGGKDVAQVIPVRPDTPKMFKAALRVTTQAGMEGTFAKLKKSYGQPQDQAPPSTRHHGLAAPPTGSSLVVTVTSPKEGEELLSMEVDSGAEKKMQEDEVDTK from the exons atgcagccagtccccagcctgggtggggggtggcattggaCGGTGTCCAGGAAGTCCATCAAAGGAGACCCATGCAGGCGTGACCTGATTGGTTGCGTACACatcttgtttgcctttttggaGCGTGTGTTGGTGAGTGCAGTAATCCTCTTAGATGTTTCCACTAAATCCTCCCACTCACACTCGTCATCAGAACACCACATCCACGTTGTGGAAAACTCTGCTCCTGCTCCTAGTCCTGGTTTTTCGTGGTCCGGAGGTGATGCTTCTGGAGGGTCACTCAATCAGTCAG TAAAAGTCTTCATCATGATGAGCTGGCTGCTCAAAATTGTTCCTCAGCCCCCCGGGACAACCCAACTCCACGAACCCAACCCCCAAACG gagcAGAAGGTGACAATCCAGGATGAGTCCAGACAGGAAGTGGCGTTGTCATCAGAGAGCAG AAGCAGGAGGGGCGTGGTGCGTTGGATGAGTGAAGGTCTGGACAAGGTGTTTCCACCGCTCGTCGTCAACGAGAACAACCGTCAGGCCGCCACGGAG GATGCTGCGGTAGCAGCAG CCGCGCATGTCCCGCTAGAGGAGGTGGAGTCCGAGCATCGGGACGCCGCAGACGAGGAGCCCCTCCCGTCCGG GACGGCCGAGGCAGAGAAGCAGTCCAA CAGTATCATGGGATGGATCGGCAGCGGCCTCGGGCGCCTGTTGCCTCGGCCGACGCAAAAGCAG gAAGCAGACGGGGACCTTCACGACA ccattcagaagaaGAGGGAGGCGCAACTGTCGGAGCAGGAACAGCAGCCGGCAGCAAAAGATGGCCTCGAGACGAAGCATGACAAGGAGGTGAGCCGGTGTCCGGTCACAGTGAGACTGGCATGTGCCTCCTATTCGTGTTGTGCGGTGTTGCAGGTTGGAGATGTGAGTTGGATTCCGCTGCTGGAGAACATCAAGAAGGATGCTGGCGAGGCGGTTCTGGCTCAAGTGGAGAAAAG ACTTCGGCAGCAGCGCCTGGAGGCCGCCCGCCTGGCGGAGGACGCGGCTAGGAGGGCGGCGCAGGAAGCCGTCCGACTGCTGGAGGCGGAACATTCAGCCACGATCGTCATTCAACGTCTGCCCGAGGCTAACGAGCA ACTTCCTAACATCCTGGAGGAGGAAAACGAGGACGAGCCCGA CAGGTGCCTGCCTGAAGGTGGCGCTCAAAGCTCAGACGGACCACAAGACGTCAGCGCCCTTTCTGAGAGGAAAGACCCGGCAAGTTCCGCCGGGCAG GTTGAAACTGGAGCTGAAGTTGCAGATGAAG GTCTGCAACTGGACGCGGGAAAAGCTGTGATCCTCCCTGAGATTTTCACGCCACCAGGCTGCGCCCCCATGCTGAGTGTCGTCGACCCCGCTCTGTCAAAACTCAG CGGGACCGCCAATCTCTCTgctgacgacgacgacgaagaagaGTCAGTAAGGGGAGGACTCAAGTCCTGGTCCAGTCAAGGTGACCTGCTGACTGCAGA CGTCCGTCCGGCATCGGCGGCCAGCGTTGGCAGCGTGGTGGTTCAGGACCGTCTCGGCCAGCTGGTCCGGCTCTTCAAAGGTCGGACTGAACGCCAAAAAGACCGTCTGGTTGACCCAGACGAGTCGGAGCAGGAAAGTCCCGCTACCT CTCCCAGCAAAGCTCTGccacccccaaccccacccGAAGAAGACAAGTTGGAGCCCCCCACCAccggaaaggaagaagaagaagatgagccAGCATTACACTTTCAACTTCTAAGACAGGCTGCTAAAATTCTCAAACTACCCAGCATGCCCAAATGGCTCCGAGCCATTGTGGAATTCCGGTTCCCCTCCAGCATCGACCCGTTCACTG ATTTGGTTTACGTCGTGTGGCTGTTCCTAGTGGTGGCAGCCTGGAACTGGAACGTTTGGCTGATACCCATACGCTGGGCCTTTCCCTACCAGACCCCAGAGAACCTCCACCTGTGGCTCCTGGCCGACTACACCTGCGACCTCATCTACATCGTGGACATCCTGCTCTTCCAACCCCGCTTACAATTTGTCAGCGGGGGAGACATCGTGGTCAGGGACCAAAGACACAAATTCACAATTTGTCTGCTTGTCTTTTTACATTGTCATCATTCAGTCTTCCTTCCTCATCTCACGCTATCCCATAACGTTCTGTTTCAGTGCGACAAAAAAGCCATGAGAGAAAACTACATGACCACGGAGAGGTTCAAG ATAGACGTCATCAGTCTTTTTCCCATGGAGATCTTCTACTACTGGACAGGAGTCAACTCTCTGCTTAGATTCCCTCGTCTGCTTAAg TACCACGTTTTCTTCGAGTTCAATGACAGGATGGAGGCAGTGATGAAGAAGGCCTACATCTACAG GGTGATCCGGACTTCCACCTACCTGCTGTACTCTCTGCACATCAACGCGTGCCTCTTCTACTGGGGCTCCGACTACGAAGGCTTAGGGTCCACCAAGTGGGTGTACGACGGGAAAGGCAATGC GTACATCCGCTGCTACTACTTCGCAGTGAAGACATTGATCACCATTGGCGGACTTCCGGACCCGACCACCGTCTTTGAGATCTGCTTCCAGCTCATCAACTATTTTGTCGGAGTCTTCGCTTTCTCGATCATGATCGGACAA ATGAGGGACGTGGTGGGGGCAGCCACGGCAGGCGAGAACTACTACCGGGCCTGCATGGACAGCACTACCAAGTACATGAACTCTTACAACATTCCCAACCCCGTCCAGAACCGCATCAAGACCTGGTACGACTACACGTGGAAGAGCCAAGGCATGCTAG ACGAGCAGGAGTTGCTGGTGCAGCTTCCCGCCAAAATGAGACTGGACATGGCCGTGGACGTCAACTACTCCATCGTCAGCAAGGTGGCGCTCTTCCAG GGTTGTGATCGTCAGATGGTGTTTGACATGCTGACAAGACTCAAGTCTGTGGTCTACCTGCCAGGAGACTTTGTGTGCAAGAAG ggtGAGATCGGCAGAGAAATGTACATCATCAAGCAGGGCGAGGTCCAAGTGGTTGGCGGGCCAGACCTGAAGACAGTTTTTGTCACCATCAGAGCAGGTTCAGTGTTTGGAGAGATCAG TTTGTTGGCGGGGGGCGGAGGGAACCGCCGCACCGCCAACGTGAAGGCGCATGGATTCGCCAACCTGTTCATCCTGGATAAAAAGGACCTGGCAGAGATCCTGGTCCACTATCCAGAGTCCCAGAAACTTCTCCGCAAGAAGGCCAA GACCATGCTGACCAAGGACAAGAAGCCGGACGAAAAGGGAGGCGGCAAAGACGTCGCCCAGGTCATTCCGGTCCGGCCTGACACGCCCAAAATGTTCAAGGCAGCGCTGAGGGTGACGACGCAGGCGGGAATGGAAGGAACCTTCGCCAAACTCAAGAAGAGCTACGGCCAGCCTCAGGACCAG GCTCCGCCCTCAACTCGACATCACGGCTTGGCGGCCCCGCCCACAGGCAGCTCATTGGTTGTCACCGTGACGTCTCCGAAGGAAGGGGAGGAGCTTCTGTCGATGGAAGTGGATAGTGGAGCAGAGAAGAAGATGCAGGAGGACGAAGTGGACACCAAGTAA